The uncultured Desulfuromonas sp. genome has a segment encoding these proteins:
- a CDS encoding PAS domain S-box protein, with the protein MKRFFENVCSQILLLLILAILTVFGLHLGHRYLEARQTYLNELVVNEHVKVEISHLLQKKLLAINTGLQDLTHANSQTEIVQVTNRLKHLQEQIFSFLHVIEEGGVAQEEYPVNFGAEESVHRQLRYTNYAPDRINIEALELRAKMVELAEMVQSFRQLAEHLVVVLEFRDPMMTADTIRRVSFQYKAIRPFFSRILENANRLHFASQKEANRLLEYNQRFSETYRRAELLSIVLSVALLLVMGGVILYRSRRIFSERQRYQQELATINENLETMVQSRTRQLEQEVSERRKTEVQLSEQARFLTTTIESLDHPFLVISVADSKVVMANSAARDLCDDWHHPTCYARTQRLKESCVSGSPCTLERVKAEKQPVTIDYVHPNAEGETIYVEVHGYPIFNECGELVHMIEYSLDVTEHKLAQQQLQEAKDQLEVRVDERTAELKKAQKVLASRERHFRRLIENVTDIITIVDADGIVGYTSPAAEKLFGRSADDMVGHDIREFVVQDDLRHIDLPTLHQQFGATTPVEYRVYDYAGQIQVLESFIERFENERGMAQFILCSRLITQRKKAEEENRVLSMVVAQNPSSVVITDVHGQIEYVNPYFEQATGYRFEEVVGKNPRVLNAGKTPKQVFTQMWQTILDGRVWQGEFINRKKDGTLYDESVLVSPIKNDQGEISHFVALKENITELKKARQQAEEANRAKSDFLSRMSHELRTPLNAINGFSQLMLSSRKNPLNDKHRAMVEQIDGAGKHLLELINEVLDLARIEAGKLSLSVEAVDPCHIVEECLPLLHSLAEQHQVTFHSRCFKQTFPLVMADYTRTKQVLVNLLSNAAKYNRPGGDVTIDVQVNEPTGFLCFRVIDTGLGIAEDMQNQLFVPFARLSQDSENIEGTGIGMTITKQLVEAMGGQIDFESRYGEGSTFWFTLPLAEETVEETVLPAASSVIASSRDHAVDRSAKVLYIEDNPGNLSLMTSFFEEWDRAELLCCPDGESGIALAGEQLPAVILLDLNLPGINGFEVFQRLRRDEQTARIPIIAISADAMKQTLRRAGELGFDGFLAKPVDFEQMKFLLEDLLERHP; encoded by the coding sequence ATGAAGCGTTTTTTTGAAAATGTGTGCAGTCAGATCCTGTTACTGCTCATTTTGGCGATCCTGACCGTGTTCGGCCTGCATTTGGGGCACCGATATCTCGAGGCCCGACAAACCTACCTCAATGAACTCGTGGTCAACGAGCACGTTAAAGTTGAGATTTCCCACCTGTTGCAAAAAAAATTATTGGCGATCAATACCGGTCTGCAGGATTTGACCCATGCCAATTCACAAACTGAAATCGTCCAGGTCACCAATCGGTTGAAACATCTGCAGGAGCAGATTTTTTCTTTTCTCCACGTTATTGAGGAGGGGGGCGTCGCGCAAGAGGAGTATCCGGTCAACTTCGGTGCCGAGGAGAGTGTGCATCGGCAGCTGCGTTATACCAACTATGCGCCTGACCGGATCAACATCGAGGCGCTGGAATTACGGGCCAAGATGGTGGAGTTGGCCGAGATGGTTCAGTCCTTCAGGCAACTGGCCGAACACCTGGTTGTTGTGCTGGAATTCCGTGATCCGATGATGACGGCAGACACTATTCGCCGGGTCAGTTTTCAATACAAAGCGATTCGTCCTTTTTTCAGCCGTATTCTTGAAAATGCCAACCGGCTTCATTTTGCCAGTCAGAAAGAGGCCAACCGCCTGCTGGAATACAATCAGCGCTTCAGTGAGACGTATCGGCGGGCGGAATTATTGTCCATTGTCCTCTCGGTCGCGCTGTTGCTGGTCATGGGCGGTGTCATCCTTTATCGCAGTCGGCGGATTTTTTCCGAGCGGCAGCGTTATCAGCAGGAACTGGCAACCATCAATGAAAATCTTGAAACCATGGTGCAGTCGCGGACCCGTCAGTTGGAGCAGGAAGTCAGCGAGCGGCGCAAAACCGAGGTGCAACTCTCTGAGCAGGCGCGTTTTCTCACCACGACAATTGAATCCCTCGACCATCCCTTTCTGGTGATCAGTGTTGCCGATTCCAAAGTGGTGATGGCCAATTCCGCGGCGCGTGATCTGTGTGACGATTGGCACCATCCCACCTGTTATGCCCGCACACAGCGTCTGAAAGAGAGCTGTGTCAGTGGCTCCCCCTGTACACTGGAACGGGTGAAAGCCGAAAAACAACCGGTGACGATCGACTATGTCCATCCAAACGCCGAGGGTGAGACGATCTATGTCGAGGTGCATGGCTATCCGATCTTTAACGAGTGTGGGGAATTAGTTCATATGATTGAGTATTCCCTCGATGTGACGGAGCACAAGCTGGCCCAGCAGCAGTTGCAGGAAGCCAAGGATCAATTGGAGGTGCGCGTTGACGAGCGCACCGCTGAGCTGAAAAAAGCACAGAAAGTTCTTGCTTCGCGCGAACGCCATTTCCGCCGTTTGATCGAGAATGTGACCGACATCATCACGATTGTCGATGCGGACGGGATTGTCGGCTACACCAGCCCGGCGGCGGAGAAGCTGTTTGGCCGGTCAGCCGACGACATGGTGGGGCACGATATTCGCGAGTTTGTTGTTCAGGACGATCTGCGCCATATTGATCTGCCGACATTGCATCAGCAGTTCGGGGCGACAACTCCGGTGGAATATCGGGTCTATGACTATGCCGGACAGATTCAGGTGCTTGAATCGTTTATCGAACGATTTGAGAATGAACGCGGCATGGCGCAGTTTATCCTCTGTTCGCGCCTGATTACCCAACGTAAAAAAGCCGAGGAAGAAAACCGGGTCTTGAGCATGGTCGTGGCTCAGAACCCGAGCAGTGTGGTCATCACCGATGTCCATGGCCAGATCGAGTACGTGAATCCCTATTTCGAGCAAGCGACGGGCTACCGCTTTGAGGAGGTGGTCGGCAAAAATCCGCGCGTCCTCAATGCGGGAAAAACCCCGAAGCAGGTTTTTACCCAGATGTGGCAGACGATCCTTGACGGCCGAGTCTGGCAGGGGGAGTTTATCAATCGCAAGAAAGACGGCACGTTGTACGATGAGAGCGTCCTGGTGTCGCCGATCAAAAACGATCAGGGCGAGATCAGCCATTTTGTCGCCCTGAAAGAAAACATTACCGAATTGAAAAAAGCCCGCCAGCAGGCGGAAGAAGCCAATCGGGCCAAGTCGGACTTTCTGTCGCGGATGAGTCATGAATTGCGCACGCCGCTTAATGCCATCAACGGCTTTTCCCAGCTGATGTTGTCGAGTCGCAAGAATCCGCTCAATGACAAACATCGCGCCATGGTGGAACAGATCGACGGTGCCGGAAAACATCTGCTTGAATTGATCAATGAAGTCCTTGACCTGGCCCGGATCGAAGCGGGCAAGCTGTCGTTATCGGTTGAGGCCGTTGATCCCTGCCACATTGTCGAGGAATGCCTGCCGTTATTGCATAGCCTTGCCGAGCAACATCAGGTCACTTTTCACAGTCGTTGTTTTAAACAGACGTTTCCGCTGGTGATGGCCGATTACACCCGTACCAAACAGGTACTGGTCAACCTGCTGTCCAATGCGGCAAAATACAATCGACCCGGTGGTGACGTGACCATTGATGTTCAGGTGAATGAACCGACGGGATTTCTCTGTTTCCGGGTGATTGATACTGGTTTGGGCATCGCTGAGGATATGCAGAACCAGTTGTTTGTGCCCTTCGCCCGTCTGTCACAGGATTCCGAGAATATCGAGGGCACCGGAATCGGCATGACCATCACCAAACAACTGGTTGAAGCCATGGGCGGTCAGATCGATTTTGAAAGCCGTTACGGCGAAGGCAGTACCTTCTGGTTTACCCTGCCGTTAGCCGAAGAAACCGTCGAGGAAACCGTGCTTCCGGCAGCGTCATCGGTGATTGCCTCTAGCCGTGATCACGCTGTGGATCGTTCGGCCAAGGTGTTGTATATCGAAGACAATCCCGGTAATCTCAGCCTGATGACCAGCTTTTTTGAAGAGTGGGACAGGGCGGAGCTGCTGTGTTGTCCTGATGGCGAAAGCGGTATTGCCCTGGCCGGGGAGCAGCTCCCGGCGGTGATTCTGCTTGACCTCAACCTGCCGGGAATCAATGGTTTTGAGGTGTTTCAACGGTTACGCCGGGATGAACAAACCGCCCGAATCCCGATCATTGCCATCAGTGCCGATGCCATGAAACAAACCTTGCGCCGTGCCGGTGAGTTGGGTTTTGATGGGTTTCTCGCCAAACCGGTGGATTTTGAACAGATGAAATTTTTGCTCGAAGACCTGTTGGAGAGGCACCCATGA
- a CDS encoding HD domain-containing phosphohydrolase translates to MTPLMSLAESKILIVDDNPANVALLEAILEEDDYQQLFTTTDPREVVALYHEHRFDLILLDIRMPWLSGFEVMALLAEAIGEDYVPVIVLTAQTDTETRRQALDSGAKDFLTKPFAAWEVLLRIRNCLETRMYYTRQVLRAETLEKEVRQRTEEIRQTQLEIVRRLGVAGEFRDNETGAHVERISHFSSLLARLHGQESDYTTMLFYASTMHDVGKIGIRDDVLLKPGRLTEEERLEINRHPVIGSQIIGDHPSELMTMAWETTRFHHEKWDGSGYPHGLAGEEIPLCARIVAVCDVFDALISRRPYKEAWSVDDAAAEIHQQAGRHFDPELVALFIAHLDQFITIHQRFADED, encoded by the coding sequence ATGACGCCGCTGATGTCGCTAGCCGAATCAAAGATTCTCATTGTCGATGATAATCCCGCCAATGTGGCCCTTCTCGAAGCGATTCTCGAAGAAGATGATTATCAGCAGCTGTTTACCACCACGGATCCGCGGGAGGTGGTGGCGTTGTATCACGAACACCGGTTTGACCTGATCCTGCTTGATATTCGCATGCCGTGGCTGAGTGGTTTTGAGGTGATGGCGTTATTGGCTGAGGCCATTGGCGAGGATTATGTGCCGGTGATTGTCCTGACCGCGCAAACGGATACTGAAACCCGAAGACAGGCGCTGGACTCCGGCGCCAAAGACTTCCTCACCAAGCCGTTCGCCGCCTGGGAGGTGTTGTTGCGCATCCGCAATTGTCTGGAAACGCGCATGTACTATACGCGTCAGGTGCTGCGGGCCGAGACTCTGGAGAAAGAGGTGCGCCAGCGTACCGAAGAGATTCGCCAGACCCAGTTGGAGATTGTCCGCCGACTTGGCGTGGCCGGAGAATTTCGCGACAATGAAACCGGCGCCCATGTCGAACGGATCAGCCATTTTTCCAGTCTGCTGGCCCGGCTGCACGGCCAGGAGTCGGATTATACCACCATGCTGTTTTATGCCAGCACCATGCACGATGTCGGTAAAATCGGCATTCGTGATGATGTGTTACTCAAGCCGGGGCGGCTGACGGAGGAGGAGCGACTGGAGATCAACCGTCATCCGGTAATCGGCAGTCAGATAATCGGCGACCATCCTTCTGAACTGATGACCATGGCGTGGGAAACGACCCGTTTCCATCATGAAAAATGGGATGGCAGCGGTTATCCGCATGGACTGGCCGGAGAGGAGATTCCCCTCTGTGCCCGGATTGTTGCGGTCTGTGACGTGTTTGATGCCCTGATCAGTCGGCGTCCCTACAAAGAGGCCTGGTCCGTTGACGATGCCGCAGCCGAGATTCATCAGCAGGCCGGGCGTCATTTTGATCCTGAGTTGGTGGCCCTGTTTATCGCTCACCTCGATCAGTTTATTACCATTCATCAGCGCTTTGCCGATGAAGACTGA